A window of Equus caballus isolate H_3958 breed thoroughbred chromosome 10, TB-T2T, whole genome shotgun sequence contains these coding sequences:
- the ZNF829 gene encoding zinc finger protein 829 isoform X2 has translation MVDRELTRGLCSDLESVCETKILSLKKRRFSQVIFTYEDMPTFIHPTFLIPHQKTINEEKPYECKICGKAFNQNSHFIQHQRIHSAEKLYECKECGKSFSRGSLVTRHQRIHTGEKPYECKECGKAFSCSSYFSQHQRIHTGEKPYECKECGKAFNYCSNLNDHQRIHTGEKPYECKVCGKAFTKSSQLFPHLRIHTGEKPYECKECGKAFTQHSRLIQHQRMHTGEKPYECKECGKAFSSASTLTNHHRIHAGKKLYECKECGKAFIQSSELIQHQRIHTDEKPYECNECGKAFNKGSNLTRHQRIHTGEKPYDCKECGKAFGSRSDLLRHEGIHTG, from the coding sequence atCTGGAATCAGTGTGTGAGACCAAGATATTATCTCTAAAGAAGAGACGTTTTAGTCAAGTAATATTTACCTATGAAGACATGCCCACTTTTATTCATCCCACATTTCTTATTCCACATCAAAAAACTATTAATgaagagaaaccctatgaatgtaagatATGCGGAAAGGCCTTTAATCAAAACTCACACTTTATtcaacatcagagaattcattcTGCTGAAAAACTCTATGAATGTAAGGAGTGTGGGAAATCCTTTAGTCGTGGCTCACTTGTTACTCGACATCAGAGGATTCACACTGGTgaaaaaccttatgaatgtaaggaatgcgGCAAGGCTTTTAGTTGTAGTTCTTATTTTTCTCAACATCAGAGGATTCACACTGgtgagaagccctatgaatgtaaggaatgtggaaaaGCTTTTAATTACTGCTCAAACCTTAATGatcatcagagaattcacactggtgagaaaccctatgaatgtaaagtaTGTGGAAAAGCCTTTACTAAGAGTTCACAACTTTTTCCACATCTGAGAATTCATACTGgcgagaaaccttatgaatgtaaagaatgcgGAAAAGCCTTTACTCAACATTCAAGGCTTATACAACATCAGAGAATgcatactggtgagaaaccttatgaatgtaaggagtgtgggaaggcctttagtaGTGCCTCAACACTTACTAACCATCACAGAATTCATGCTGGCAAGAAACTCTATGAATGTAAAGAGTGTGGAAAGGCCTTTATTCAGAGCTCAGAACTTATTCAACATCAGAGAATCCATACGGATGAAAAACcatatgaatgtaatgaatgtgggaaggcctttaatAAAGGCTCAAATCTTACTAGACATCAAAGAATTcacactggtgagaaaccctatgacTGTAAGGAATGTGGAAAGGCCTTTGGTAGTCGCTCTGACCTCCTTCGCCATGAAGGAATTCATACTGGATGA